The Chitinophaga flava genome has a segment encoding these proteins:
- a CDS encoding WbqC family protein translates to MTEHAKSEVLLIETQYFPPISFYKTLAQHDTLQIEKYEHYQKLSFRNRCYLAGPNGRMILSVPLTRGKNQRTVIKDVRISNEEKWQALHWKTLVSAYRRSPWFEYYEEDLQGLFEQPFNFLLDWNMACFEWVNSKLGINPTITFTENYQKEVPGVTDARDRILPNAAAGEDALQYTQVFQERIGFLPDLSILDLLFCEGKQAINLINDEK, encoded by the coding sequence ATGACAGAGCATGCAAAAAGCGAGGTATTACTAATTGAGACGCAGTATTTTCCGCCTATTAGCTTTTATAAAACATTAGCCCAACACGATACATTACAGATTGAAAAATATGAGCACTATCAAAAGCTCAGTTTCAGAAACCGTTGTTACCTCGCCGGTCCGAATGGGCGCATGATTTTAAGTGTGCCATTGACCCGGGGAAAGAACCAGCGTACCGTTATCAAAGACGTGCGGATCAGTAATGAAGAGAAATGGCAGGCGTTGCACTGGAAAACGCTGGTGTCTGCTTACCGCCGTTCTCCCTGGTTTGAATATTATGAGGAGGATTTGCAGGGATTGTTTGAGCAACCTTTTAACTTTTTGCTGGACTGGAACATGGCCTGCTTTGAATGGGTAAACAGCAAGCTCGGCATTAACCCCACGATTACCTTTACGGAAAATTACCAAAAAGAGGTCCCCGGTGTTACCGATGCCAGAGATCGTATTCTTCCTAATGCAGCTGCTGGTGAAGATGCACTTCAGTATACCCAGGTTTTTCAGGAAAGAATCGGTTTTCTCCCCGATCTCAGTATCCTGGACCTGCTTTTTTGCGAAGGAAAACAGGCAATAAACCTCATTAATGATGAGAAATAA